In Vibrio cyclitrophicus, one genomic interval encodes:
- a CDS encoding phosphomannomutase CpsG (capsular polysaccharide biosynthesis protein; catalyzes the formation of D-mannose 6-phosphate from alpha-D-mannose 1-phosphate): MKSTLDLSCFKNNDIRGIIGGQINEHLAYLLGKAFGEHVLFASAETSFDGLAQVVIGRDNRETSLSLQEAITKGLNGSGISVIDLGMTGTEEIYFATRHLQAIGGIQITASHNPINYNGMKLVGAGASPISKNNGLDDIKQRIEVLDQELNSGLPINHVQPSYSCRTASILAPYVEHLLSYITPSKLSPMKIVVNAGNGVAGHVIDALENKFNEFSVPITFVKVHHTPDGNFPNGIPNPLIRENQAATRDAVLKHSADLGIAWDGDFDRCFFFDEKGNYIEGYYIVGLLAEAFLVKQPNATVLHDMRMIWNTIEVANTHGGKAIGIKAGHALIKEKMRETNAVYGGEMSAHHYFRDFGYCDSGMIPWLLVIELMSKTQQSFHQLTSNSMQKFPSSGEINRRVSNPEQVMACVLSHYRDNAVEIDHTDGISINMDTWRFNLRKSNTEPLIRLNVETRQDRALLSLKINELLSFLV; encoded by the coding sequence ATGAAATCAACATTAGACCTTAGCTGCTTCAAGAACAACGATATCCGCGGCATCATTGGTGGACAAATCAATGAACACCTTGCCTACCTGCTTGGAAAGGCATTTGGCGAACACGTACTTTTTGCTTCAGCTGAAACCTCATTCGATGGTTTGGCACAGGTAGTGATTGGCCGTGATAACCGCGAAACGTCCCTTTCACTACAAGAAGCCATAACCAAAGGTTTGAACGGATCTGGAATAAGCGTAATAGATCTCGGTATGACCGGTACTGAAGAGATTTACTTTGCAACTCGCCACCTACAAGCGATTGGCGGAATTCAAATTACGGCAAGCCATAACCCAATCAATTACAACGGAATGAAATTAGTCGGTGCAGGTGCGAGTCCGATTAGTAAAAACAATGGTTTAGATGACATCAAACAGCGTATTGAGGTTCTGGATCAAGAGCTGAATAGCGGTTTACCTATCAACCATGTACAACCCTCTTATTCTTGTAGAACGGCCAGTATTCTTGCTCCGTACGTAGAGCACCTACTCTCGTATATAACCCCATCAAAGCTGTCACCGATGAAGATTGTGGTTAACGCAGGAAACGGCGTTGCAGGACATGTCATTGATGCTTTAGAGAATAAATTTAATGAATTCAGTGTCCCTATAACTTTCGTCAAGGTTCATCACACGCCCGATGGAAACTTCCCCAATGGTATTCCAAATCCTTTGATTAGAGAGAACCAAGCAGCCACTCGAGATGCCGTTTTAAAACACTCTGCCGACCTTGGAATTGCTTGGGATGGAGACTTCGACCGCTGCTTTTTCTTTGATGAAAAAGGCAATTACATCGAGGGTTATTACATTGTTGGCTTGCTAGCAGAGGCATTCTTGGTCAAACAGCCTAACGCGACTGTATTGCACGATATGCGCATGATATGGAACACGATTGAAGTCGCCAACACGCATGGTGGAAAAGCGATTGGAATTAAAGCGGGACACGCACTTATCAAAGAGAAGATGCGTGAAACGAATGCCGTCTATGGTGGCGAAATGAGCGCACATCATTATTTTCGTGATTTTGGATACTGCGATTCAGGCATGATTCCATGGCTATTGGTTATCGAACTGATGTCGAAAACTCAACAATCGTTTCACCAATTGACGAGTAACAGTATGCAGAAATTCCCCTCTTCCGGGGAGATCAATCGAAGAGTTTCAAACCCAGAGCAGGTCATGGCTTGTGTGTTATCGCACTACCGAGATAATGCCGTTGAGATCGATCACACAGACGGGATCAGCATCAATATGGACACATGGCGCTTCAACTTAAGAAAGTCTAATACCGAGCCATTA
- a CDS encoding mannose-1-phosphate guanylyltransferase/mannose-6-phosphate isomerase, giving the protein MILPVILAGGSGSRLWPLSRELYPKQFLNIAGEQSMLQQTLLRLQGLEAHLSDTECAAPFIICNEEHRFIAAEQARSANIQHSGILLEPIGRNTAPAIALAALQALSHSNNNQQNESDPILLVLAADHHIAQTTDFQQTVARGIEYAKQGKLVTFGITPNAPETGYGYIKQGESLSQNAYAIERFVEKPDLATAERYIDSGQYLWNSGMFMFRASRYLEELAEYSPEILEACKLALAKQNTDLDFIRIDAEAFKSSPSDSIDYAVMEKTSHATVIPMDVGWNDIGSWSAIWDVSDKDEHNNVIEGDVLTVDSQHNYIHAENKLVATVGVENLIIVETKDAILVANKDKVQGVKSIVTKLNQAGRTEHVHHREVFRPWGKYDVIDLGKRDKVKRITVKPGHKLSLQMHHHRAEHWVVVAGTAKVTNDEKTYLVEEDQSTYIPLGHIHSLENPGDLPLEMIEVQTGSHLSEDDIIRYQDSYGRDVRDEQPDSPPINKSN; this is encoded by the coding sequence ATGATTTTACCTGTCATTCTAGCTGGCGGCTCTGGTAGCCGCCTCTGGCCACTATCTCGCGAGCTTTACCCTAAGCAATTCCTCAACATCGCAGGTGAGCAATCTATGCTTCAGCAAACCCTTTTGCGTTTGCAAGGCCTTGAAGCTCACTTAAGTGATACCGAGTGTGCCGCTCCCTTCATTATCTGTAACGAAGAACACCGCTTTATTGCTGCGGAGCAAGCTCGATCGGCTAACATACAACACAGTGGTATTCTGCTAGAGCCTATCGGTCGAAACACAGCGCCCGCCATCGCACTCGCAGCTTTACAGGCCTTAAGTCACTCGAACAACAACCAACAGAACGAGTCAGATCCAATACTATTGGTACTGGCAGCCGATCATCACATCGCCCAAACGACCGACTTTCAGCAAACGGTAGCGAGAGGTATCGAATACGCGAAACAAGGCAAGCTCGTCACATTTGGTATTACTCCGAACGCACCCGAAACGGGTTATGGTTATATCAAGCAAGGAGAGTCGCTCTCTCAAAATGCTTATGCGATTGAGCGTTTCGTTGAAAAGCCCGACCTAGCAACTGCAGAGCGGTACATTGATTCGGGACAATACTTATGGAACAGCGGTATGTTCATGTTTAGAGCATCGCGCTACCTTGAAGAACTTGCTGAATATAGCCCAGAGATCTTAGAGGCCTGTAAACTCGCTCTCGCAAAGCAAAACACCGACCTCGACTTTATCCGTATTGACGCCGAAGCATTCAAAAGCAGCCCTAGCGACTCTATCGACTATGCCGTGATGGAAAAAACTTCACACGCTACAGTAATTCCTATGGATGTCGGTTGGAATGATATTGGTTCATGGTCTGCAATCTGGGATGTGAGTGATAAGGACGAGCACAACAACGTCATTGAAGGCGATGTGTTGACTGTCGATTCTCAGCACAACTACATCCATGCTGAAAATAAACTGGTTGCAACTGTGGGTGTCGAAAACCTGATTATTGTCGAAACCAAAGACGCTATATTGGTTGCGAATAAAGATAAAGTTCAAGGTGTAAAATCGATTGTTACTAAACTGAACCAAGCTGGTCGCACAGAACATGTTCATCACCGTGAGGTGTTTAGACCTTGGGGTAAATACGATGTAATCGACCTAGGTAAACGCGACAAAGTAAAACGTATTACGGTAAAACCCGGTCATAAGTTATCGCTACAGATGCATCATCATAGAGCGGAACACTGGGTTGTCGTAGCAGGGACTGCAAAGGTAACCAATGATGAGAAAACCTATCTGGTTGAAGAAGATCAATCCACTTACATTCCTTTAGGCCATATTCACAGCCTAGAGAACCCCGGGGATCTCCCACTCGAGATGATTGAAGTACAAACAGGCAGTCATTTAAGTGAAGACGACATCATTCGATATCAAGATAGCTATGGCCGAGATGTGCGAGACGAACAACCTGACTCACCTCCAATCAATAAATCGAACTAG